The Stappia sp. genome window below encodes:
- the rplQ gene encoding 50S ribosomal protein L17, which yields MRHGNRGRKLNRTSSHRKAMFANMAASLIEHEQIVTTLPKAKELRPVVEKLITLGKRGDLHARRQAISQIRDVAMVRKLFDTLADRYKERNGGYTRVLKAGFRYGDNAPMAVIEFVDRDVEARGAADRARAEAEEAAEAAA from the coding sequence ATGCGCCACGGCAATCGCGGCCGCAAGCTCAACCGCACTTCGAGCCATCGCAAGGCGATGTTCGCGAACATGGCGGCATCTTTGATTGAGCATGAGCAGATCGTGACGACGCTTCCCAAGGCCAAGGAACTGCGGCCGGTGGTGGAGAAGCTCATCACCCTTGGCAAGCGCGGCGACCTGCATGCGCGCCGTCAGGCGATTTCGCAGATCCGCGACGTCGCCATGGTGCGCAAGCTGTTCGACACGCTCGCCGATCGCTACAAGGAGCGCAACGGCGGCTACACCCGCGTGCTCAAGGCGGGCTTCCGCTATGGCGACAACGCGCCGATGGCCGTGATCGAGTTCGTCGATCGCGACGTCGAGGCGCGCGGCGCGGCCGACCGGGCGCGTGCCGAGGCCGAGGAAGCGGCGGAAGCCGCGGCCTGA
- a CDS encoding DegQ family serine endoprotease: MTVFASGAVRGAALVGIATLALALGAPTSGGEAMAQERVVPRSAAELRLSFAPIVREATPAVVNVYASRTVRQRQVSPFFDDPFFRRFFGGPGPGAGRQRERVESSLGSGVIISADGVIVTNHHVIKGADEVRVALSDRREFDAEIIVRDEKTDLAILKARGFDGELPHLEFADSDGLEVGDVVLAIGNPFGVGQTVTQGIVSALARTRVGVTDYQFFIQTDAAINPGNSGGALVDMQGRLVGINTAIFSRSGGSNGIGFAIPSNMVRFVASAAQGDGTVRRPWLGAALQTVNAEIAEAMGLDRPRGVLVTAIAPESPAARAGLRVGDLITQVAGADVTDPNSFGYRFATQEIGSRTRFSVMRGGEARELTVALEAAPETVPRDPRRIGGYSPFAGATVLNLSPAVAEELRLDTFEEGVVVSDIEPGSTANRVGLQVGDIILAVNGAEVASTRGLDRIARGDPGIWRLEIKRGERVMRIALRG, from the coding sequence ATGACCGTATTCGCAAGCGGCGCCGTTCGGGGTGCCGCCCTCGTCGGGATCGCGACGCTCGCGCTGGCGCTCGGCGCGCCGACCTCCGGCGGCGAGGCGATGGCGCAGGAGCGCGTGGTGCCGCGCTCGGCCGCCGAATTGCGCCTGTCCTTCGCGCCGATCGTGCGCGAGGCGACGCCTGCGGTGGTCAATGTCTATGCCAGTCGCACGGTGCGCCAGCGGCAGGTGTCGCCCTTCTTCGACGATCCCTTCTTCCGCCGCTTCTTCGGCGGTCCGGGCCCGGGGGCCGGACGGCAGCGGGAGCGGGTGGAATCGTCGCTCGGCTCGGGCGTGATCATTTCCGCCGACGGGGTGATCGTGACCAACCATCACGTGATCAAGGGGGCGGACGAGGTGCGGGTCGCGCTCTCCGACCGGCGCGAATTCGACGCCGAGATCATCGTGCGCGACGAAAAGACGGATCTCGCGATCCTCAAGGCGCGTGGTTTCGACGGGGAGCTTCCGCATCTGGAGTTCGCCGATTCCGACGGGCTCGAGGTCGGCGACGTGGTGCTGGCGATCGGCAACCCCTTCGGCGTCGGGCAGACGGTGACGCAGGGCATCGTCTCGGCGCTCGCCCGCACGCGGGTGGGCGTCACCGACTATCAGTTCTTCATCCAGACGGATGCGGCGATCAACCCGGGCAACTCCGGCGGCGCGCTGGTCGACATGCAGGGCCGACTGGTCGGCATCAACACGGCGATCTTCTCCCGCTCCGGCGGCTCGAACGGCATCGGCTTCGCCATTCCCTCCAACATGGTCCGCTTCGTGGCGAGTGCCGCGCAGGGCGACGGCACGGTCCGCCGGCCCTGGCTCGGGGCCGCGCTGCAGACGGTGAATGCCGAGATCGCGGAGGCCATGGGTCTTGACCGGCCGCGCGGCGTGCTGGTCACGGCCATCGCGCCGGAGAGCCCGGCGGCGCGGGCCGGCCTGCGGGTCGGCGATCTGATCACGCAGGTGGCCGGCGCCGATGTCACCGATCCCAACAGCTTCGGCTATCGCTTCGCGACGCAGGAGATCGGCTCGCGCACGCGGTTCAGCGTGATGCGCGGGGGCGAGGCGCGGGAGCTGACGGTGGCGCTCGAGGCCGCCCCGGAAACCGTGCCGCGCGATCCGCGCCGCATCGGCGGCTATTCGCCGTTTGCTGGCGCGACCGTGCTCAATCTTTCGCCGGCGGTGGCGGAAGAACTGCGCCTCGACACCTTCGAGGAAGGTGTTGTCGTGTCCGACATCGAGCCCGGCTCGACGGCCAACCGGGTGGGGCTGCAGGTTGGCGACATCATCCTGGCCGTGAACGGCGCCGAGGTCGCTTCGACGCGCGGGCTCGACCGCATCGCGCGGGGCGATCCCGGCATCTGGCGGCTGGAGATCAAGCGCGGCGAGCGCGTGATGCGCATCGCGCTGCGCGGCTGA
- a CDS encoding replication-associated recombination protein A, whose amino-acid sequence MSDLFESAGLERAATRPLADRLRPTALSEVVGQDHLIGPDGVLARMLETRTLGSLILWGPPGTGKTTVARLLADATDLRFEQISAIFSGVAELKKVFEAARAARRMGQGTLLFVDEIHRFNRAQQDSFLPVMEDGTVTLVGATTENPSFELNAALLSRAHVLTFKTLDAAAIEQLLARAEAEEGRALPLDADARAALVRMADGDGRSALTLAEDVWRAARADEIFDAERLQALVQRRAPVYDKSRDGHYNLISALHKSVRGSDPDAALYWFCRMLDGGEDPMFLARRLIRMAVEDIGLADPQALAQANAARDAYQMLGSPEGELALAQSVVYLATAPKSNGVYTAYKAAMRLARQNGSLAPPKHILNAPTKLMKAEGYGAGYAYDHDAPDAFSGQDYFPETLGRHTLYDPPERGFEREIRKRLDYWARLRRERGGG is encoded by the coding sequence ATGAGCGATCTCTTCGAAAGCGCGGGCCTGGAGCGGGCGGCGACGCGTCCGCTGGCCGACCGGCTGCGCCCGACCGCCCTGTCGGAGGTGGTCGGTCAGGATCACCTGATCGGCCCCGACGGCGTGCTGGCGCGCATGCTGGAGACGCGCACGCTCGGCTCGCTCATCCTCTGGGGGCCGCCGGGCACCGGAAAGACCACGGTCGCGCGGCTCCTGGCCGATGCGACCGATCTCCGGTTCGAACAGATCTCGGCGATCTTTTCCGGCGTGGCGGAGCTGAAGAAGGTCTTCGAGGCGGCCCGTGCCGCGCGCCGGATGGGGCAGGGGACGCTGCTCTTCGTCGACGAGATCCACCGCTTCAACCGCGCCCAGCAGGACAGCTTCCTGCCCGTGATGGAGGACGGCACGGTCACGCTGGTCGGCGCGACCACCGAGAACCCCAGTTTCGAACTCAACGCCGCGCTTCTGTCGCGGGCGCATGTGCTCACCTTCAAGACGCTGGACGCGGCGGCCATCGAGCAGCTTCTGGCACGCGCGGAAGCCGAGGAAGGGCGCGCCCTGCCGCTCGACGCGGACGCGCGGGCGGCACTCGTACGCATGGCCGATGGCGACGGGCGCTCCGCGCTGACGCTGGCCGAGGACGTGTGGCGGGCCGCGCGCGCCGACGAGATCTTCGACGCGGAGCGGCTGCAGGCGCTCGTCCAGCGGCGCGCGCCGGTCTACGACAAGTCGCGCGACGGCCATTACAATCTCATCTCGGCGCTGCACAAGTCGGTGCGCGGCTCGGATCCCGACGCCGCGCTCTACTGGTTCTGCCGCATGCTCGACGGCGGCGAGGATCCAATGTTTCTCGCCCGCCGGCTCATCCGCATGGCGGTGGAGGATATCGGGCTCGCCGATCCGCAGGCACTGGCGCAGGCCAATGCCGCGCGCGATGCCTATCAGATGCTGGGCTCGCCCGAAGGCGAACTGGCGCTCGCGCAGTCGGTCGTCTATCTCGCCACCGCGCCGAAGTCGAACGGCGTCTATACCGCCTACAAGGCGGCGATGCGGCTTGCCAGGCAGAACGGCTCGCTGGCGCCGCCCAAGCACATTCTCAACGCGCCGACGAAGCTGATGAAGGCGGAAGGCTACGGCGCCGGCTACGCCTACGACCACGATGCGCCCGACGCCTTTTCCGGGCAGGACTACTTTCCCGAAACGCTCGGCCGGCACACGCTCTACGATCCGCCCGAGCGCGGTTTCGAGCGCGAGATCCGCAAGCGGCTCGACTATTGGGCGCGGCTGCGGCGCGAGCGCGGCGGCGGTTGA